The Arachis hypogaea cultivar Tifrunner chromosome 16, arahy.Tifrunner.gnm2.J5K5, whole genome shotgun sequence genome contains a region encoding:
- the LOC112697868 gene encoding probable inactive heme oxygenase 2, chloroplastic — protein sequence MLLTAKALQPQLCLSTPPTTITTSTSSTSPSKNLNFITNTRTFSLCLCAPNPNASTTTPPLKKRNRYRRLYPGETTGITEEMRFVAMRLRNNNATPKSPENKEEESSSSNGPASDAWHPSVQGFLRYLVDSKLVFNTVERIVDDSDHVSYAYFRKTGLERSEGIAKDLEGFEQQGLAIPNPRSPGLTYAKYLEELAERSPPLFLSHFYNIYFSHIAGGQVIAKQVSQKIFEGKELELYRWEGDPAELLKGVRENLNMLAEHWPRDDKNKCLRETTKSFRYLSQIVRLIIL from the exons ATGTTGCTAACGGCAAAAGCTCTTCAACCTCAACTATGCTTATCCACACCACCAACCACCATAACCACCTCCACCTCCTCAACTTCACCTTCCAAGAACCTCAACTTCATCACTAACACTCGTACCTTCTCCTTATGCTTATGCGCTCCCAATCCCAACGCTTCCACCACTACTCCTCCGTTGAAGAAGAGGAACAGGTACCGGAGGCTCTATCCTGGAGAGACAACCGGCATCACCGAAGAGATGAGGTTCGTTGCTATGAGGCTTCGCAACAACAATGCTACTCCCAAGTCCCccgaaaacaaagaagaagaatcaTCATCATCCAACGGTCCTGCTTCTGACGCGTGGCATCCATCCGTTCAAGGCTTCCTCCGTTACTTGGTTGATTCCAAACTTGTCTTCAACACCGTCGAACGCATCGTCGACGACTCTGATCACGTCTCTT ATGCTTACTTTAGGAAAACTGGGTTGGAAAGGTCAGAAGGGATTGCAAAGGATTTGGAAGGGTTTGAGCAGCAAGGACTTGCGATTCCGAATCCTCGCTCGCCGGGACTGACTTATGCCAAATATTTGGAGGAACTTGCCGAGAGAAGCCCTCCCTTGTTTCTCTCCCATTTCTACAACATATATTTTTCTCACATAGCCGGTGGTCAGGTCATAGCAAAGCAG GTTTCTCAAAAGATCTTCGAAGGGAAGGAGCTAGAACTCTATAGGTGGGAAGGTGATCCAGCGGAGTTGCTAAAGGGTGTTCGCGAGAATCTCAACATGCTTGCAGAG CATTGGCCTCGAGATGATAAAAACAAATGCTTAAGAGAAACAACCAAGTCATTCCGGTATTTGAGCCAGATTGTCCGTCTCATCATCTTATGA